In Bacillus sp. NP247, one DNA window encodes the following:
- a CDS encoding response regulator, with protein MWRIVIIEDEKPILDLHNHLLIKHGGFQVIDTFQSPLEALKMIPLYTLDAILLDIEMPKMTGIELAQKLVSEGIDVPVIFSTAYPNYALEAFRVQALDYILKPLTPTAVKDLDYRLKKYYGVSNQQRNSNVLQVQLYGNTFVKKDHQSLKWPTRVTEELFYYFLLHKEEAVSKWHIIDDIWPNIEEKRALANLYNTIYRIRQLFSELNVPITIERITDGYEMHINQTIQFIEKHNTNDLLLDSKGYLWAYKLQSI; from the coding sequence GTGTGGCGAATAGTAATAATAGAAGATGAAAAGCCCATTTTAGATTTACATAATCATTTATTAATAAAACATGGCGGATTTCAAGTTATTGATACTTTCCAGTCACCATTAGAGGCGCTTAAAATGATTCCTCTTTACACATTAGACGCTATTTTATTAGACATTGAAATGCCTAAGATGACAGGAATTGAACTCGCTCAAAAGTTAGTAAGTGAAGGCATTGATGTTCCGGTTATTTTCTCTACAGCTTACCCAAACTATGCTTTAGAAGCTTTTCGGGTACAAGCTCTTGATTATATTTTAAAACCGTTGACACCTACTGCTGTAAAAGATTTAGATTACCGCCTAAAAAAATATTATGGCGTTTCGAATCAACAAAGAAATTCAAACGTCCTTCAAGTACAACTATACGGTAATACCTTTGTAAAAAAAGATCATCAATCGCTAAAATGGCCTACCCGTGTTACTGAAGAGCTTTTTTATTACTTCCTTCTCCATAAAGAAGAAGCTGTTTCAAAATGGCATATTATTGACGATATTTGGCCTAACATAGAGGAAAAACGTGCACTGGCAAATTTATATAATACTATTTATCGAATACGTCAACTATTCAGTGAACTAAATGTTCCTATCACAATCGAGCGTATAACTGATGGTTATGAAATGCATATTAACCAAACAATTCAATTTATAGAAAAGCATAATACTAACGACCTATTATTAGATTCAAAAGGGTATTTATGGGCTTACAAACTTCAAAGCATATAA
- a CDS encoding histidine kinase, protein MWKQAIGWLLITVMMLLIININFRDSDTNLIQKRAQNGTLNLSDLPSNAKILSLAGEWKFTPNEFVNSNEFQDQAPNQLVPGQWESKAQYGAYQLKILLPKHFSEVGFRIRNIWSAHTIYVNDEKVSEVGQIGKSKENTKPENPSYEIYLTPKTKELLITIQVSNFYNVRGGIIFPIDFGDAKAMREDVAEDTNIEWTAVSILLVFSIFHLTIFLLRKKDDGFFYSGCYFLSLALIVMTRGERILLRAVPNIPFEIYFRLQDSITFFSAILLPLFISKTMPTIINKKQMLLLFSPFFIYSVSIILFPARSLSNLQTLFFFYMNIMLLWIILRMTQLIIQKKWIINKNEILIFILMLLTLFMFLFSGTLEQLFASGRNIFNRFGLIGFIIMMNVFLGTRFINRTEEAEHLSKKLEAIHLTKDSFLKVTTQELKNPLYHAINLIKSVKSNDKKEKHSNELHLLEQLTERLLYLTNDLQDFTKIKFHDYSFVGKSTNIKMVVNHVYKLMELPLSRKNIMYQEYIPKNLHGLVDEDRLTQVLYRILEECCYYAVSGKIVIDTQHIGENIHLTFKATRSSNFTYEEAHTEVGLLISKELLERMNGQLQIEYYKTSILFKIKVPFYEYKEIPTILKEQHGFKEVSQVNTSHQPKILIVDDDVIHTEVLKSLLSEKYNINIVHSAQEAIFLLEKTKDFSLLIIDETLPEIGGIELAKHIRKKTSILELPILMLSSKDYPTHVDNIFASGITDYLVKPCTKQVLLARLQTIFQTREAILQAFENEMAFLQAQIKPHFLYNAMSNIISFCYTDSERAAHLLTMLSSYLRYIFESGKEANYSTLQKELSIIQAYVEIEKARFGERLSCSYEVDTVQSLDEIYIPNLLVQPFVENAIRHGLFEKEGNGHVQINIKQIKQILFIQVIDDGIGMSETTIHNLLNGTLKNQGIGFSNVLRRVRKFSNGTVEIYSIENKGTTINVTIPLKERKQCGE, encoded by the coding sequence ATGTGGAAACAAGCCATTGGTTGGCTTCTCATCACTGTGATGATGCTTTTAATTATAAATATTAACTTTCGAGATAGTGATACAAATCTCATTCAAAAACGTGCACAAAATGGTACGCTTAATTTAAGTGATCTTCCTTCAAATGCGAAAATATTATCTTTAGCAGGCGAATGGAAATTCACCCCAAATGAATTTGTAAATTCAAACGAATTTCAAGACCAAGCTCCAAACCAACTCGTACCAGGACAGTGGGAATCCAAAGCACAATATGGTGCTTATCAATTAAAGATCTTGCTACCTAAGCATTTTTCTGAAGTTGGTTTTCGAATTCGAAATATTTGGTCAGCCCATACTATTTATGTAAACGACGAAAAAGTTTCTGAAGTAGGCCAGATCGGAAAATCAAAAGAAAATACAAAACCTGAAAACCCATCATATGAAATTTATTTAACACCGAAAACAAAAGAGCTACTCATAACAATTCAAGTTTCAAATTTTTATAATGTACGGGGAGGTATAATTTTCCCAATCGATTTCGGTGATGCTAAAGCGATGCGAGAAGACGTAGCGGAAGATACAAATATTGAATGGACAGCAGTTTCCATATTATTAGTTTTTAGTATTTTTCATCTCACTATCTTCTTGCTACGTAAAAAAGATGATGGCTTTTTTTATAGTGGTTGTTATTTCCTAAGCCTTGCACTAATTGTTATGACACGTGGGGAGCGTATATTACTTCGCGCTGTTCCTAATATCCCTTTTGAAATTTATTTTCGATTACAAGACTCTATTACATTTTTTAGTGCAATTTTATTACCATTGTTTATTTCAAAAACTATGCCTACTATTATAAATAAAAAACAAATGCTTTTATTATTTTCGCCTTTCTTTATTTATAGTGTAAGCATAATCTTATTTCCAGCTCGATCTCTATCTAATCTACAAACACTATTCTTTTTTTATATGAATATAATGTTGTTGTGGATTATCCTAAGAATGACTCAGCTAATCATACAAAAAAAGTGGATTATTAATAAAAATGAAATTTTAATTTTTATCCTTATGTTACTTACTCTATTCATGTTTCTCTTTAGCGGCACACTAGAACAACTTTTTGCATCAGGTCGTAATATATTTAATCGCTTTGGACTAATAGGTTTCATTATTATGATGAATGTCTTTTTAGGCACACGTTTTATTAATCGTACCGAAGAAGCTGAGCACTTATCGAAAAAATTAGAAGCTATTCATTTAACAAAAGATTCTTTTTTAAAAGTAACGACCCAAGAATTAAAAAATCCTTTATACCATGCAATTAATTTGATTAAATCTGTAAAATCTAATGATAAAAAAGAAAAGCATTCTAATGAGTTACATCTACTGGAACAACTTACGGAACGTTTACTATATCTTACTAATGATTTACAGGATTTCACAAAAATTAAATTTCATGATTATTCTTTTGTAGGAAAATCAACAAATATAAAAATGGTTGTGAATCACGTTTATAAATTAATGGAACTACCCCTCTCAAGAAAAAACATTATGTATCAAGAATACATACCGAAGAATTTGCATGGACTAGTAGACGAAGATCGATTAACACAAGTACTTTATCGTATTTTAGAAGAATGTTGTTACTATGCAGTAAGTGGAAAAATTGTTATTGATACTCAACATATAGGAGAAAATATTCATTTAACCTTTAAAGCTACTAGAAGTTCTAATTTTACGTATGAAGAAGCTCATACTGAAGTTGGATTATTAATAAGTAAAGAACTGCTAGAACGCATGAATGGGCAGTTACAAATTGAATACTATAAAACTTCTATTCTATTTAAAATAAAAGTTCCTTTTTATGAATATAAAGAAATACCTACTATTTTAAAGGAACAACATGGTTTTAAAGAAGTTTCCCAAGTAAATACTAGCCATCAACCAAAAATTTTAATTGTAGATGATGATGTCATACATACAGAGGTACTAAAATCTTTACTATCCGAAAAATACAATATTAACATTGTCCATTCAGCTCAAGAAGCTATTTTCTTGCTAGAGAAAACTAAAGATTTCTCGCTTCTTATTATAGATGAAACCCTTCCCGAAATTGGAGGCATTGAGTTGGCCAAACATATACGCAAAAAAACATCCATATTAGAATTACCTATTCTAATGTTAAGTTCAAAAGATTATCCAACTCATGTAGATAATATATTTGCAAGTGGAATAACCGATTACTTAGTTAAACCTTGTACAAAACAAGTGCTATTAGCTAGATTGCAGACTATTTTCCAAACAAGAGAAGCTATACTGCAAGCATTCGAAAATGAAATGGCCTTTCTACAGGCCCAAATCAAACCACACTTCTTATATAATGCAATGAGTAATATTATTTCATTCTGTTATACAGATAGTGAACGTGCTGCACATCTCCTAACGATGTTAAGCTCCTACTTACGCTATATCTTTGAGTCTGGAAAAGAAGCAAATTATTCTACATTACAAAAGGAACTTTCTATCATTCAAGCATATGTAGAAATAGAAAAGGCACGATTTGGCGAACGTCTTTCTTGTTCATATGAAGTTGATACCGTCCAATCTTTAGATGAAATATATATACCTAATTTACTCGTACAACCATTTGTGGAAAACGCAATACGCCACGGCCTATTTGAGAAAGAAGGAAACGGTCATGTACAAATTAATATAAAACAAATAAAACAGATTTTATTTATACAAGTAATAGATGACGGTATAGGAATGTCAGAAACAACTATACACAATTTATTAAATGGAACTCTTAAGAATCAAGGAATTGGATTTTCAAATGTTTTACGTCGTGTTCGAAAGTTTTCCAATGGAACTGTAGAGATTTATTCTATTGAAAATAAAGGAACAACTATTAATGTAACAATTCCATTAAAGGAGAGAAAGCAGTGTGGCGAATAG
- the mtnK gene encoding S-methyl-5-thioribose kinase: MSKFTKYFLMEAKDVMTYVQEKLSKFEHAKGLKCKEIGDGNLNYVFRVWDEKENISVIVKQAGDTARISDEFKLSTNRIRIESDVLQLEEELASGLVPKVYLFDSVMNCCVMEYLSDHTILRTALMNHQIFPSLADDLTTFMVNTLLLTSDVVMNHKEKKELVKNYINPELCEITEDLVYSEPFTNHNKRNELFQLNEGWIRENIYSDKELRMEVAKLKFAFMTNAQALLHGDLHTGSVFVKSDSTKVIDPEFAFYGPMGYDVGNVMANLIFAWVNADETMPPGAEKDTYMDWLQSTMVDVIDLFKKKFLDAWDIHVTEIMAKEEGFNRVYLQSVLEDTAAVTGLELIRRIVGLAKVKDITCIENEEAHARAERICLQAAKKFILQAKQYKTGASFIETLKEQFVQNVK, encoded by the coding sequence ATGTCTAAGTTCACGAAGTATTTTTTAATGGAAGCTAAAGATGTGATGACATATGTGCAAGAGAAGCTATCTAAGTTCGAACACGCAAAGGGGTTAAAGTGTAAAGAAATAGGAGATGGCAATTTAAATTATGTGTTCCGTGTTTGGGATGAAAAAGAGAATATTTCTGTCATTGTAAAGCAAGCTGGGGATACAGCGCGTATTTCAGATGAGTTTAAGTTGTCGACGAATCGTATTCGTATTGAATCTGATGTTTTGCAGTTAGAGGAGGAGTTAGCATCGGGGCTTGTTCCAAAGGTTTATTTGTTTGATAGTGTGATGAATTGTTGTGTGATGGAATATTTATCAGATCACACAATATTGCGTACAGCACTCATGAATCATCAAATATTTCCAAGTCTTGCTGACGATTTAACTACCTTTATGGTAAATACTCTTCTATTAACATCAGATGTTGTAATGAATCATAAAGAGAAGAAGGAACTCGTGAAAAATTATATAAATCCTGAGTTATGCGAGATTACAGAGGACCTCGTATATTCTGAGCCATTCACAAATCATAATAAACGCAACGAATTGTTTCAATTAAATGAAGGTTGGATTAGAGAGAATATATATAGCGATAAGGAACTTCGTATGGAAGTAGCAAAGCTTAAATTTGCGTTTATGACGAATGCACAAGCTTTACTCCATGGTGATTTACATACTGGTTCTGTTTTTGTAAAAAGTGATTCTACAAAGGTTATTGATCCTGAGTTTGCCTTTTACGGACCTATGGGATATGACGTTGGGAATGTAATGGCGAATTTAATATTTGCTTGGGTGAATGCAGATGAGACTATGCCGCCTGGAGCTGAGAAAGATACATATATGGATTGGCTACAATCTACAATGGTAGATGTAATTGATTTATTTAAGAAGAAATTTTTAGATGCTTGGGATATTCATGTGACAGAGATTATGGCGAAGGAAGAAGGCTTTAATCGTGTTTATTTACAATCTGTATTAGAGGATACAGCGGCAGTGACGGGTCTTGAATTAATTCGTCGTATTGTTGGGCTAGCAAAGGTAAAGGATATTACTTGTATTGAGAATGAGGAAGCACACGCGAGAGCGGAACGAATTTGCCTTCAGGCAGCGAAGAAATTTATTTTGCAGGCGAAACAATATAAAACAGGTGCAAGCTTTATAGAAACGCTAAAAGAACAATTTGTGCAGAATGTGAAGTAA
- the mtnA gene encoding S-methyl-5-thioribose-1-phosphate isomerase, with product MAEQLIPIQWKDDALVLLDQTVLPNEVVYESFKTAEGVWDAIQVMKVRGAPAIGVSAAYGVYLGVKEVAESSAEEFIEEVKKVCAYLATSRPTAVNLFWALERMESVAKENAHLSIAQLKDRLLEEAKEIHREDEEINRQIGEHALTLFHDGMGVLTHCNAGALATTKYGTATAPMYLAKEKGWDLKIYSDETRPRLQGSTLTALELQRAGIDVTVITDNMAAMVMSQGKIDAVIVGCDRVAANGDVANKIGTLGVSILAKYYNIPFYVAAPTPTIDLKTPTGKEIPIEERDGSEVINRFGQYSAPKESKVYNPAFDVTPHENVTAIITEKGIVKAPFTENLKKLFQ from the coding sequence ATGGCAGAGCAATTAATACCAATTCAATGGAAAGATGATGCTTTAGTGTTGTTGGATCAAACGGTATTGCCGAACGAAGTAGTCTATGAATCTTTTAAAACGGCTGAGGGTGTTTGGGATGCGATTCAAGTAATGAAAGTACGGGGAGCGCCGGCAATAGGTGTTTCAGCAGCCTATGGTGTGTATTTAGGGGTAAAGGAAGTTGCTGAAAGTTCGGCGGAAGAATTCATAGAGGAAGTAAAAAAAGTATGTGCATATTTAGCAACATCAAGACCGACGGCAGTAAATTTATTTTGGGCACTTGAAAGAATGGAAAGTGTAGCGAAAGAGAATGCTCACTTATCAATTGCGCAGTTGAAAGATAGATTATTAGAAGAAGCAAAAGAGATTCATAGAGAAGATGAAGAAATTAACCGTCAAATTGGAGAGCACGCATTAACATTATTCCATGATGGCATGGGAGTATTAACGCATTGTAATGCAGGGGCGTTAGCAACGACGAAGTACGGTACTGCGACAGCTCCAATGTACTTAGCGAAAGAAAAAGGATGGGACTTAAAAATCTATTCGGATGAAACACGCCCTAGATTACAAGGTTCAACGTTAACAGCATTAGAACTACAGCGAGCGGGAATCGATGTAACGGTCATTACAGATAATATGGCAGCAATGGTCATGTCACAAGGGAAGATTGATGCGGTAATCGTTGGCTGTGACCGAGTAGCAGCAAACGGTGATGTAGCAAATAAAATTGGAACATTAGGTGTATCTATTTTAGCTAAATACTACAACATTCCATTTTATGTAGCAGCACCAACACCAACAATTGATTTAAAAACACCGACAGGAAAAGAAATTCCGATTGAGGAAAGAGATGGTTCTGAAGTGATCAATCGTTTCGGACAATATTCGGCTCCGAAAGAAAGTAAAGTATATAATCCAGCATTTGATGTTACGCCACATGAAAATGTAACAGCGATTATTACAGAAAAAGGAATTGTGAAAGCACCGTTTACGGAGAATTTAAAAAAGCTATTTCAATAA
- a CDS encoding L-fuculose-phosphate aldolase: MLLQKEREEVVAYGKKMISSGLTKGTGGNISIFNREQGLVAISPSGLEYYETKPEDVVILNLDGEVVEGERKPSSELDMHLIYYRNREDINALVHTHSPYAKTIASLGWELPAVSYLIAFAGPNVRCAPYETFGTKQLAEAAFEGMVDRRAVLLANHGLIAGANNIKMAFTIAEEIEFCAQIYYQTKSVGEPKLLPEDEMEHLAKKFEGYGQQ; this comes from the coding sequence ATGTTATTACAAAAAGAAAGAGAAGAAGTTGTAGCGTACGGAAAGAAAATGATTTCTAGCGGTTTAACAAAGGGGACCGGGGGAAATATTAGTATTTTCAATCGTGAACAAGGCCTAGTTGCAATTAGCCCAAGTGGTTTAGAGTATTATGAAACAAAGCCTGAAGATGTAGTTATATTAAACTTAGATGGTGAAGTAGTAGAAGGAGAAAGAAAGCCATCAAGTGAATTAGATATGCATCTTATTTACTATAGAAATCGTGAAGATATAAACGCGCTTGTACACACACATTCTCCTTATGCGAAGACGATCGCATCATTAGGATGGGAGCTTCCTGCTGTGTCATATTTAATTGCTTTTGCAGGTCCGAATGTTCGCTGTGCGCCGTATGAAACATTTGGTACGAAGCAATTAGCAGAGGCTGCTTTTGAAGGGATGGTTGATCGTCGTGCTGTATTACTTGCAAATCACGGTTTAATTGCGGGTGCAAATAATATAAAAATGGCGTTTACTATTGCAGAAGAGATTGAGTTTTGCGCCCAAATTTATTATCAAACGAAAAGTGTCGGGGAACCGAAGCTGTTGCCAGAAGATGAGATGGAGCATTTGGCGAAGAAGTTTGAAGGCTATGGGCAGCAGTAG
- a CDS encoding iron ABC transporter permease — translation MMQSILKKQRLIILALLILTITTIVIGMGLGSAALSYDRLIPTLMGQGTFKEEFVLYSLRLPRIVITLLAGMALALSGAILQGITRNDLAEPGILGINAGAGVAVSVFFLYFPIDVGSFLYLLPVVGFIGAFLTAVLIYVFSYSKSTGLQPIRLTLTGIGFSFALSGIMIVLISSADRMKVDFIAKWIAGNIWGDDWTFVLAMLPWLIVLIPFVFYKAHRLNILALNEPVAIGVGIEIEKERRYLLIAAVALAAAAVSVTGGISFIGLMAPHIAKSLVGPRHQIFMPIALLIGGWLLLLADTIGRNIVEPSGIPAGIVVALIGAPYFMYLLLKKV, via the coding sequence ATGATGCAATCTATTTTAAAGAAACAACGCCTTATCATACTTGCATTACTTATACTTACCATCACAACAATTGTAATTGGAATGGGACTCGGTTCTGCCGCCCTCTCCTATGACAGATTAATCCCAACACTTATGGGACAAGGTACATTTAAAGAAGAATTCGTTTTATATTCTTTAAGGCTACCTAGAATCGTCATTACATTATTAGCTGGTATGGCTCTCGCTTTATCAGGTGCTATATTACAAGGTATTACCCGAAACGATTTAGCTGAACCTGGTATTCTCGGCATTAACGCTGGTGCTGGTGTTGCAGTTTCTGTTTTCTTTCTATACTTCCCGATAGACGTAGGTTCATTCCTTTACCTACTACCAGTTGTTGGATTTATCGGTGCGTTTCTAACAGCTGTTCTAATTTACGTATTTTCATATAGTAAATCCACCGGCCTTCAGCCAATACGATTAACATTAACCGGCATCGGTTTTTCATTTGCACTATCTGGAATAATGATTGTCCTTATTTCATCCGCTGATCGTATGAAAGTGGACTTTATCGCCAAATGGATTGCCGGAAACATTTGGGGAGATGACTGGACATTTGTTTTAGCAATGCTTCCTTGGCTAATCGTATTAATCCCATTTGTCTTCTATAAAGCACATCGATTAAATATACTAGCATTAAACGAGCCAGTAGCAATCGGTGTTGGAATTGAAATTGAAAAAGAACGAAGATACTTATTAATCGCAGCCGTTGCACTTGCTGCTGCAGCTGTTTCCGTAACAGGAGGAATTAGCTTTATCGGACTTATGGCTCCTCATATCGCAAAATCTTTAGTAGGTCCAAGGCATCAAATATTCATGCCTATCGCCCTTTTAATTGGCGGATGGTTATTACTATTAGCAGACACAATTGGACGAAACATCGTCGAACCTAGCGGTATTCCAGCAGGTATTGTCGTCGCTTTAATTGGTGCTCCTTACTTTATGTATTTATTGCTTAAGAAGGTATAG
- a CDS encoding iron ABC transporter permease, producing MKRKDVKRMKKEQDNLRSNAFTYKLILSIIAFFLIFMFAMVLGAADTSIKDVWLALTSSAKGDKLSILREIRLPREVAAIFVGAGLAVSGAIMQGLTRNPLADPGLLGLTGGANAALALTLAFNPSISYLYLTLACFIGAAIGAIMVFGIGMVKKGGLSPLRIVLAGAAVSAFLLAISEGVGIYFKISQDVSMWTAGGVIGTSWSQLKIIIPVISISIFITILLAKKLTVLSFSEEVAVGLGQKIIVIKTILFIIIILLAGASVALVGNMAFIGLMVPHMVRPIVGPDYRFVIPMSAIAGASFMLLADTIGRTINAPYETPVAAIVAIVGLPFFLFIVRKGGRTFS from the coding sequence ATGAAAAGAAAAGATGTGAAACGAATGAAAAAAGAGCAAGACAACCTACGTTCCAATGCTTTTACATACAAATTAATTTTGAGTATCATTGCATTCTTTCTTATTTTTATGTTTGCAATGGTGTTAGGTGCTGCGGATACTTCTATAAAAGATGTATGGTTAGCACTTACTTCCTCTGCTAAAGGGGATAAGCTATCCATCCTTCGTGAAATACGTTTACCACGTGAAGTTGCTGCTATTTTTGTAGGAGCTGGACTCGCTGTTTCTGGTGCAATTATGCAAGGATTAACGCGAAACCCTCTTGCTGATCCAGGATTGCTTGGCCTAACTGGCGGCGCAAATGCTGCACTTGCACTAACACTTGCTTTCAATCCTTCTATAAGCTACCTTTACTTAACACTAGCTTGCTTTATCGGCGCTGCAATTGGCGCTATTATGGTATTTGGAATTGGCATGGTGAAAAAGGGCGGACTTTCCCCTCTTCGAATTGTATTAGCTGGTGCTGCTGTTTCAGCATTTCTACTTGCAATCTCAGAAGGTGTTGGCATTTACTTTAAAATTTCACAAGATGTATCAATGTGGACGGCTGGGGGCGTAATTGGAACGAGTTGGAGCCAATTAAAAATTATTATTCCGGTTATTTCAATAAGTATATTTATCACTATTTTACTTGCAAAGAAATTAACAGTCCTTAGTTTCAGTGAAGAAGTTGCCGTTGGACTCGGTCAAAAAATTATCGTCATTAAAACAATTTTATTTATCATTATTATCTTGCTTGCTGGTGCTTCTGTAGCGCTTGTCGGAAATATGGCATTTATCGGCTTAATGGTGCCTCATATGGTTCGTCCTATCGTTGGACCAGACTACCGTTTCGTTATACCGATGTCAGCTATCGCTGGTGCTTCCTTTATGTTACTTGCAGATACAATCGGGCGTACTATTAACGCTCCGTACGAAACACCCGTCGCGGCAATTGTCGCTATTGTAGGATTACCATTCTTCCTATTCATTGTACGTAAAGGAGGAAGAACTTTCTCATGA
- a CDS encoding iron-hydroxamate ABC transporter substrate-binding protein yields the protein MKKLFISLTVLFVLVMSACSNGSTDKKNDTKGKKSETITYQSENGKVEVPANPQRVVVLSSFAGNVMSLGVNLVGVDSWSKQNPRFDSKLKNVAEVSDENVEKIAELNPDLIIGLSNIKNVDKLKKIAPTVTYTYGKVDYLTQHLEIGKLLNKEKEAKTWVDDFKKRAQTAGKDIKAKIGEDATVSVVENFNKQLYVYGENWGRGTEILYQEMKLKMPEKVKEKALKEGYYALSTEVLPEFAGDYLIVSKNKDTDNSFQETESYKNIPAVKNNRVYEANMMEFYFNDPLTLDFQLDFFKKSFLGQ from the coding sequence ATGAAAAAGTTATTTATTTCACTAACAGTTCTGTTCGTCCTTGTTATGAGTGCTTGTAGCAATGGTTCAACAGACAAGAAGAACGACACAAAAGGTAAGAAGTCAGAAACAATTACATACCAATCTGAAAATGGTAAAGTTGAAGTTCCAGCAAATCCACAACGTGTTGTTGTCCTATCATCATTCGCTGGTAACGTAATGTCATTAGGAGTAAATCTTGTTGGGGTAGATTCATGGTCTAAACAAAACCCACGTTTCGATAGCAAACTGAAGAATGTCGCTGAAGTATCAGATGAGAATGTTGAAAAAATTGCTGAATTAAATCCAGATTTAATCATTGGGTTATCAAATATTAAAAATGTTGATAAGTTAAAGAAAATCGCTCCTACTGTAACATACACTTACGGAAAAGTTGATTACTTAACACAACACTTAGAGATCGGTAAATTATTAAATAAAGAAAAAGAAGCAAAAACTTGGGTTGATGATTTCAAGAAACGCGCACAAACAGCTGGAAAAGACATTAAAGCGAAGATCGGTGAAGATGCAACAGTTTCTGTTGTTGAAAACTTCAACAAACAGCTTTACGTATACGGCGAAAACTGGGGCCGTGGAACAGAAATTCTTTACCAAGAAATGAAATTAAAAATGCCTGAAAAAGTAAAAGAAAAAGCTTTAAAAGAAGGATACTACGCATTATCTACTGAGGTATTACCTGAGTTTGCTGGTGATTACTTAATCGTAAGTAAAAACAAAGATACTGATAACTCATTCCAAGAGACAGAATCATATAAAAACATTCCAGCAGTAAAAAATAATCGTGTATATGAAGCAAACATGATGGAATTCTATTTCAATGATCCACTTACATTAGATTTCCAACTAGACTTCTTCAAGAAGAGCTTTCTTGGTCAATAA
- a CDS encoding NAD(P)/FAD-dependent oxidoreductase, producing the protein MNQEELFDVTVIGGGPAGLYSAFYSGLREMKTKIIEFQPQLGGKIHVYPEKMIWDIGGLLPVTGEKLIEQLVQQGLTFQPEVVLNTKIESIIRNQDGIFTLKTSSGEEHFSKTVIIATGSGILNPQKLSIEGAERFEVSNLNYTVKSLKRFKDKTVIISGGGNSAIDWANELEPIAKKVYLTYRKEELSGHEAQVKQLMNSSAECFFNTSITKLIAGDNHEAIEHVELTNHETGEVSYLPVEEVIINHGYERDITLLENSELDVAIVDNYFIAGNANSESSVDGLYAAGDILKHEGKLHLIAGAFQDAGNAVNKAKQFIQPDASEYGMVSSHNEVFKKRNRELIKQMMK; encoded by the coding sequence ATGAATCAAGAAGAATTGTTTGATGTAACCGTGATAGGCGGAGGGCCTGCGGGGCTTTATTCAGCTTTTTATAGTGGACTAAGAGAAATGAAAACGAAAATAATAGAATTTCAACCACAGTTAGGTGGAAAAATACATGTTTATCCGGAGAAAATGATTTGGGATATTGGCGGATTATTACCGGTTACTGGTGAGAAATTAATTGAGCAACTTGTACAACAAGGATTAACATTTCAGCCTGAAGTTGTATTGAATACAAAAATAGAATCAATTATTCGTAATCAGGATGGCATTTTTACGTTGAAAACAAGCTCTGGGGAAGAACATTTTTCAAAAACAGTGATCATCGCAACTGGTAGTGGTATATTGAATCCACAAAAGTTATCAATTGAGGGTGCGGAGAGATTCGAAGTCTCAAATTTAAATTATACAGTTAAATCGTTAAAACGTTTCAAAGATAAAACGGTAATTATTTCAGGCGGAGGGAATTCTGCAATTGATTGGGCGAATGAATTAGAACCAATCGCGAAAAAAGTTTATTTAACATATAGAAAAGAAGAATTATCTGGTCATGAAGCACAAGTAAAACAACTTATGAACAGTTCGGCAGAATGTTTCTTTAATACATCGATTACAAAATTAATTGCCGGTGATAACCATGAAGCGATTGAACATGTAGAATTAACAAATCATGAAACTGGAGAGGTTTCTTATTTACCTGTTGAAGAAGTTATTATTAATCATGGATATGAACGTGACATTACATTATTGGAAAATAGTGAGCTAGATGTCGCAATTGTGGATAATTACTTTATCGCAGGGAATGCAAATAGTGAGTCCTCGGTAGATGGATTATATGCCGCTGGAGATATTTTAAAGCATGAAGGGAAATTACATTTAATTGCAGGGGCGTTCCAAGATGCTGGAAATGCTGTGAATAAAGCGAAACAATTTATTCAACCAGATGCAAGTGAGTACGGAATGGTTTCTTCGCATAATGAAGTATTTAAGAAGAGAAATCGAGAGTTAATTAAGCAGATGATGAAATAA